A window of Vigna unguiculata cultivar IT97K-499-35 chromosome 4, ASM411807v1, whole genome shotgun sequence contains these coding sequences:
- the LOC114182105 gene encoding UDP-glycosyltransferase 1, translating into MTMKKDSIVLYSALGRGHLVSMVELGKFILSHHPSLSINILFLTPPPNQDTPTSPTAFTCAATAKYIAAVTAATPSITFHRIPQISLPTVLPPLALNFELCRATTHHLRRILNSIALSSNLKAVVLDFMNHSAARVTHTLQIPTYFYYTSGASTLAILLQQLVLHENYSESIKDLNMHLLIPGLPKIHTDDFPDTVQDRASEAYKVFIDIATCMRDSDGVIVNTSEAMEWRAIEAFNEGLMEGTTPPVFCIGPVISSAPCRADDDGCLSWLDSQPSQSVVFLSFGSMGRFSRTQLREIATGLEESEQRFLWVVRSEFEDGDSGEPTSLEELLPEGFLERTKGKGMVVRDWAPQAAILSHDSVGGFVTHCGWNSVLESVCEGVPMVAWPLYAEQKLNKVILVEEMKVGVAVKGNKEGLVSSSELGNRVKEVMDSDKGKEIRQNIFKMKISATEAVGEGGSSIITLNRLVEQWKQH; encoded by the coding sequence ATGACCATGAAGAAGGACTCCATTGTTCTGTACTCAGCTTTGGGAAGAGGACACCTAGTTTCAATGGTGGAACTAGGCAAATTCATATTATCCCACCACCCTTCTCTCTCCATCAATATCCTCTTCCTCACTCCACCCCCTAACCAAGACACCCCCACCTCCCCCACCGCCTTCACCTGCGCCGCCACAGCCAAATACATCGCCGCCGTCACAGCCGCCACCCCCTCCATCACCTTCCACCGCATCCCCCAGATTTCCCTCCCCACCGTCCTCCCTCCCCTAGCCCTAAACTTCGAGCTCTGCCGCGCCACCACCCACCACCTCCGCCGCATCCTCAACTCAATCGCTCTCTCCTCAAACCTCAAAGCCGTCGTTCTAGACTTCATGAACCACAGCGCTGCACGTGTCACCCACACGCTTCAAATCCCCACGTACTTCTACTACACTTCCGGCGCCTCCACCCTCGCCATTCTCCTTCAGCAACTCGTCCTTCACGAAAACTACTCCGAATCCATCAAGGATCTGAACATGCACCTCCTCATCCCCGGGCTTCCCAAGATCCACACCGATGACTTCCCGGACACGGTGCAGGATCGTGCAAGCGAGGCTTACAAGGTTTTTATCGACATCGCCACGTGCATGAGGGACAGCGATGGCGTTATTGTAAACACGTCTGAAGCCATGGAATGGAGGGCTATAGAGGCCTTCAACGAAGGGTTGATGGAAGGAACCACACCACCCGTGTTCTGCATTGGGCCTGTGATTTCTTCCGCCCCTTGTAGAGCAGACGATGACGGGTGTTTGAGTTGGCTCGACTCGCAACCGAGTCAGAGTGTGGTGTTTTTGAGCTTTGGAAGCATGGGAAGGTTCTCCAGGACGCAGCTGAGAGAGATCGCTACTGGGTTGGAGGAGAGTGAGCAAAGGTTTCTGTGGGTTGTGAGGAGCGAGTTCGAAGATGGTGACTCGGGGGAGCCGACCAGTTTGGAGGAGTTGCTCCCGGAGGGGTTTTTGGAGAGGACAAAAGGGAAGGGGATGGTGGTGAGAGACTGGGCCCCACAGGCTGCGATTCTGAGTCATGACTCAGTGGGTGGGTTCGTGACTCACTGCGGGTGGAACTCGGTGTTGGAGTCTGTGTGTGAAGGGGTGCCCATGGTGGCATGGCCTCTTTATGCAGAGCAAAAGCTTAACAAGGTGATTTTGGTGGAGGAAATGAAGGTGGGTGTGGCCGTGAAAGGGAACAAAGAAGGGTTAGTGAGCTCCAGCGAGTTGGGTAACCGAGTGAAGGAAGTGATGGACTCAGACAAAGGGAAAGAAATTAGacagaatatttttaaaatgaaaattagtgCCACGGAAGCAGTGGGAGAAGGTGGATCTTCCATCATTACTTTGAATAGGTTAGTGGAACAGTGGAAACAGCACTAG